A single Mangrovimonas sp. YM274 DNA region contains:
- a CDS encoding FAD-dependent oxidoreductase, whose protein sequence is MSKIYNVGIIGGGISGVVTALELANHGIDSVVFEQESSVVNGPPFCHLHAGGNLYPEISDEQCKILMKQSIEMARLFPQSIDERPTFISIPKSEQQDIKNILERLDMLVTYYEALIEKDPENEILGTPKDYYKVYNYEDLTALSNKPTIEHPNTPDEWMTNAIRFIDYKKLKTPVVLVQEYGWNLFRLAAQAQLALTKSDKCNLKTNTSVTKIRDVRNQKLDHNWEIHTQDVVYKVKYLVNSSGFNTGKFDESLRLNSKRHIEFKAAYVSKWQAIPGLIPELIFHGERGTPHGMAQLTPYCDNYYQIHGMTKDITLFENGLVQSKNNGAQPEFSDDIKEKLNRGWNDNEIKDRTKKAIDFVAKFVPAFESATLGGPPLYGAQQISGDDPSLRVGEVSFPSKSYARSEIIKASSALTVANQIIHKIQEESIIPPIKTKPEQNQLLNSISKKEIDVFAGELAIQRGYPEALSRLLIEKK, encoded by the coding sequence ATGAGTAAAATTTACAATGTTGGGATTATTGGAGGTGGAATTTCAGGCGTAGTTACAGCATTGGAATTAGCCAACCATGGCATAGACAGTGTAGTGTTCGAACAAGAAAGCAGCGTAGTTAACGGCCCTCCATTTTGTCATTTACATGCCGGAGGAAATCTATATCCTGAAATCTCTGATGAACAATGCAAAATTCTCATGAAGCAGTCGATAGAGATGGCGCGATTATTTCCGCAATCTATTGATGAAAGACCAACATTTATTAGTATTCCTAAATCAGAACAGCAAGACATAAAGAACATTTTGGAACGTCTGGACATGCTCGTGACGTATTACGAAGCATTAATAGAAAAAGACCCTGAAAATGAAATTCTTGGTACTCCTAAGGACTATTATAAGGTATATAATTATGAAGATTTAACAGCCTTATCCAACAAACCAACAATAGAGCATCCAAACACTCCAGATGAGTGGATGACCAATGCCATTAGGTTTATTGATTATAAAAAATTAAAAACACCTGTGGTCCTGGTTCAAGAATATGGATGGAATCTTTTTAGGCTGGCTGCCCAAGCGCAATTAGCTTTGACGAAATCTGACAAGTGCAATCTTAAGACAAATACCTCTGTCACTAAGATTAGAGACGTCCGTAATCAAAAGTTAGATCATAACTGGGAAATACACACTCAAGATGTCGTTTATAAAGTCAAATATCTGGTTAATTCTAGTGGTTTTAATACTGGAAAATTTGATGAATCTCTACGATTAAACAGTAAACGCCATATTGAATTTAAAGCGGCTTATGTTTCTAAATGGCAAGCTATTCCCGGATTAATTCCTGAACTCATTTTTCATGGAGAACGCGGCACCCCTCATGGAATGGCACAACTTACCCCTTATTGTGACAACTACTATCAAATTCATGGTATGACCAAAGACATTACTTTGTTCGAAAATGGATTGGTACAATCAAAAAATAATGGTGCCCAACCTGAATTCAGTGATGATATTAAGGAAAAATTAAATCGCGGTTGGAACGACAATGAAATTAAAGACAGAACTAAAAAAGCGATAGACTTTGTAGCAAAATTTGTACCTGCTTTTGAATCTGCAACTCTTGGCGGTCCACCTCTGTATGGGGCCCAGCAAATTTCTGGAGATGACCCAAGCTTAAGGGTTGGAGAAGTTAGCTTCCCTAGTAAGTCTTATGCCAGAAGCGAAATTATCAAAGCCTCTTCTGCCTTAACAGTTGCTAATCAAATCATCCATAAAATTCAAGAGGAATCCATAATCCCTCCTATTAAAACTAAGCCTGAACAAAACCAATTATTGAACAGCATCTCCAAAAAAGAGATTGATGTTTTCGCAGGTGAATTGGCCATTCAACGTGGGTATCCAGAAGCCCTGTCCAGATTGCTTATTGAAAAAAAATAG